The sequence CTTGTGATAAACGGGGATGCAATTCTTGAAAAGGGCGATATTGAGCGGATAATGCAGGAAGAGGAGATGGTTCTGGGTGTCAAGGAGGTTGAGAACCCAGCAGATTTTGGGGTTGTTGAGATCGTGGATGGAAAGGTGGCAGGAATTCTTGAAAAGCCAGAAAATCCACCGACAAACCTGATAAACGCAGGGGTTTACTGCTTCAACGAAGAGATATTTGAGTTCATCGAGGCTACGCCGATCTCAAGAAGGGGTGAGTATGAGATAACCGACTCGATACAGATAGCACTTGATAGCGGGATTGAGTTTAAAGCCATGAATATAGGAAGATGGATAGATATGGGCTATCCCTGGGATCTGCTTGATGCGAACAAGGCATTACTGAACGATCTCCTTGCAGGCTCTGATATACAGGGTGAGATCGAGGAAGGGGCTGTTATACAGGGTGAAATCTTTCTTTCTGAAAATAGCATCATAAGATCTGGCTCATATATCGTGGGGCCTGTTATGATTGGGAGGAACTGTGATATCGGACCAAACTGCTACATACGCCCTCACACTTCAATAGGTGATGACTGCCATATCGGTGCAGGGGTTGAGATAAAGAACTCGATTATAATGACAGGGACGAAGGTGCCGCACCTGAGCTATGTGGGAGACTCGATCATCGGGGAGAACTGCAATCTTGGGGCCGGGACAAAGATCGCAAACCTCAGGCATGATGGGGGCGATGTCCATGCAACCGTCGGGGATAGGATCATATCAACCAGAAGGAGGAAGTTTGGTGCGGTAATCGGGGATAATACAAAGACCGGCATAAACGTCACGATCAATACAGGTACAATGATCGGAAACTATGTTCTCATAGCCCCTGGCGCAGTGGTGGAGGGTACCATCCAGCCTTTTACGAAGGTGTTTTAGATGATCAGAGAGGCGGTTATACTTGCAGCAGGAGAAGGTCAACGGCTACGGCCCTTCACGGAAACAAAGCCCAAGGTCATGATAAAGGTGGCAAACATACCGATCCTGGAGTACGCAGTGAACGCATTGAAGGGTGTGGGCATCCGTGATATTGTCATCGTTGTTGGCTATAAAAAGGAGAGGATAATCGATCACTTCGGCGATGGTTCAGAATCTGGCGTTAATATACGATATGCGGAACAGAAACAGCAGATTGGAACAGCCCATGCTTTGAAACAGGCAGAAAATATGGTCGAGGATACGTTTATCGTTCTACCAGGTGATAACATCATCGATTTCAGGGCGCTTGAATCGATCGAAGAACCCTGGACGCTACTATATCAAAGGGTGAAGGAGGTCTCAAAGTATGGTGCGGTCATTCTGGAGGCTGGAAAGGTTGTAGCAATCGTAGAAAAGCCACTTGATGCAAGGAGTCATCTTGCAAATACAGGGATCTATGCACTCACAACCGAGATCTTTGATGAAATCGGGAATGAGACAAGTCTCGTTGCGGTCTTGAATTCGTATGCTAAAACGCATGAGATCAGGGCGGTGGAGAACAGGGGCATCTGGATGGATGTCGTCTATCCATGGGATGTTTTAAAGGTGAACGAGCACGCCATGTTCTTTTCTGGAAAGAGCATCGCTGGCAGAATAGAGGATAAAGCCACGATCATCGGTAATGTGAGGATCGGCAGGAACACGCTCATAAAGGGCAATACGTACATCAGAGGTCCAGTTGTAATCGGTGAGGGGTGCGAGATAGGTCCCAATGCGGTGATAATGCCATCCACATCGATAGGCGATAATGTGAAGCTCGGTGCACACACGTACATCTCAAATGCGGTGATAGATGGAGGTGTCATCATCGCTGCTGGAACTTACCTCGAGAATTCTGTTGTTAGTAGTGGCTGTGTAATTGGTGCGAGGGTTACGGCATCAAGCGGAGCGGCTGAACTCAAGGTGGCGGATGAATGGCATAACCTTGAGACCGGGGTCTTTATCGGAGAGGGATGTTCAATCGGTGCGAATGTGCTTGCAGACCCAGGGACAATAATCGGCAGCAACTCGACAATTGCACCAATGAACACGATTAGAGGAGTGATCCCCTCAGACTCAAGGGTGTTGTAGTATGTGTGGTATCATCGGGTATCTTGGTTACAGGCGCGCGGATGAGGTGATTACCCGAGGGTTGAAACGGATGGAGTACAGGGGTTATGATTCATGGGGGATTGCTGTAAACAATGGAGGTGTGCTTAACGTCCACAAATGCACTGGAAGCATCGGTGATACAGGGATGCTCGATCTTGGTGATAGTACCATCGGTATAGGACATACCAGATGGGCAACCCATGGAAAGCCCTCTGATACAAACGCACACCCGCATCTTGATTGCAAGCGTGAGATAGCAGTGGTACACAATGGCATCATCGAGAACTTTCTTCTTTTGAGAGAAGAGCTCAGTGAAGAGGGGCACATATTCGCCTCTGAGACCGATACAGAGGTGATTGCACACTTAATCGAGAAGAATTTTGATGGGAATCTTGAAAACGCACTTCTGAGATCTCTAAAAGAACTTAAAGGATCATACGCAGTTGTTGCAACAGGCATCGGTGAACGGAAGCTTGTTGGGGCAAGGTACAAAAGCCCGCTCGTTCTCGGAATCGGTGATGGTGAGTACTTTCTCGCATCTGATGTTACAGCAGTTCTTGAATATACCAGCAGGGTTGCGTACTTAGAAGATGGCGATCTCGTTACAATCACAGATAGCGGCTATGAGATCACAAACAATGGAGTGAGTGTTGAGCGGGAGATCGAGCTTCTCCCATGGGATCTTGATGCTGCAGAGAAGGGGGGCTATGAGCACTTCATGCTCAAGGAGATCCATGAGATACCACGTGTAGTTGAAGATATGCTCCTTGAGTACGTATCAGATACCATCCACCTTGATGTTAGCTTTGCAGCCGGTATATCTGAGATCATCTTTCTTGCATGCGGGACCTCCTACCATGCAGCTTTGATTGGAAAGTACCTGATCGAGGAAGAGGCCAACATCCCTGTCAGGGTGGAGTATGCATCAGAGTTCAACTATCATCGCACACCCATGGAAAGAACGCTCGTCATCGGGATAACCCAATCTGGCGAGACCGCGGATACGCTTGAGGCTTTAAGAGGCGCCAGGAGCTTTGGTGCAAGGGTGCTCGTGATAACAAATGTGCTTGGAAGTAGCGCCACAAGGATCGCAGACGAGGTGATTTTTACCCGTGCAGGACCTGAAATCGGTGTTGCTGCAACAAAGACCTTCATCGCCCAGCTCATCGTGATATATCTCCTGGCTTCAAGGCTTTCCATGCCAGCTCCTGATGAGATGGAGAAGTTTATTACCGAATTCAGGATGCTACCTGAGAAAGTGCAGCGGATACTCGATGATTCAGAGAAGATACAGCGTGTGGGAAACATCCTTGCAGGATATGATAACATGATCTACATCGGCAGGGGCACAGGATTTCCAACCGCTCTGGAGGGCGCACTAAAGATGAAAGAGATCTCATACATCCATGCTGAAGGGTATCCTGCAGGTGAACTGAAGCACGGCCCGTTTGCTTTACTTGGTGCAAAAACACCGGTCGTTGCCTGTGTTGTTAAAGATAAGACGTACGATATCATGCTCAACAATTTAAAAGAGGTCAAAGCAAGGGGTTCGCTGGTTGTTGCAATCGCAGAGGAGGATGATCCTGAGGTGGAGAAATATGTTGATCTCGTCGTAACAACACCGACGGTTGAAAGTGTCTTCACTCCCCTCACGTACTCGGTTGCCATGCAGTTACTTGCTTACTACACGGCGGCGAGGATCGGATGTGCGATTGATAAGCCAAGAAATCTTGCAAAGAGTGTGACGGTTGAATAGAGGGGTTAAAATGGATATCGAGCCAATCATGGTTGTAGTGGTGCTGGTGGCATCCTTTGCACTGACGATGGTGGTAACACCTCGACTG comes from Candidatus Syntrophoarchaeum caldarius and encodes:
- a CDS encoding glutamine--fructose-6-phosphate transaminase gives rise to the protein MCGIIGYLGYRRADEVITRGLKRMEYRGYDSWGIAVNNGGVLNVHKCTGSIGDTGMLDLGDSTIGIGHTRWATHGKPSDTNAHPHLDCKREIAVVHNGIIENFLLLREELSEEGHIFASETDTEVIAHLIEKNFDGNLENALLRSLKELKGSYAVVATGIGERKLVGARYKSPLVLGIGDGEYFLASDVTAVLEYTSRVAYLEDGDLVTITDSGYEITNNGVSVEREIELLPWDLDAAEKGGYEHFMLKEIHEIPRVVEDMLLEYVSDTIHLDVSFAAGISEIIFLACGTSYHAALIGKYLIEEEANIPVRVEYASEFNYHRTPMERTLVIGITQSGETADTLEALRGARSFGARVLVITNVLGSSATRIADEVIFTRAGPEIGVAATKTFIAQLIVIYLLASRLSMPAPDEMEKFITEFRMLPEKVQRILDDSEKIQRVGNILAGYDNMIYIGRGTGFPTALEGALKMKEISYIHAEGYPAGELKHGPFALLGAKTPVVACVVKDKTYDIMLNNLKEVKARGSLVVAIAEEDDPEVEKYVDLVVTTPTVESVFTPLTYSVAMQLLAYYTAARIGCAIDKPRNLAKSVTVE
- a CDS encoding glucose-1-phosphate thymidylyltransferase, producing the protein MEAVILAAGEGRRMHPLTYTRPKVMLSVANRPILEHLIVELRKAGVSTVVLVVGYHDDTIRAHFGDGDKWDIEIKYVSQRKQLGTADALRSAAHLLKDRFLVINGDAILEKGDIERIMQEEEMVLGVKEVENPADFGVVEIVDGKVAGILEKPENPPTNLINAGVYCFNEEIFEFIEATPISRRGEYEITDSIQIALDSGIEFKAMNIGRWIDMGYPWDLLDANKALLNDLLAGSDIQGEIEEGAVIQGEIFLSENSIIRSGSYIVGPVMIGRNCDIGPNCYIRPHTSIGDDCHIGAGVEIKNSIIMTGTKVPHLSYVGDSIIGENCNLGAGTKIANLRHDGGDVHATVGDRIISTRRRKFGAVIGDNTKTGINVTINTGTMIGNYVLIAPGAVVEGTIQPFTKVF
- a CDS encoding glucose-1-phosphate thymidylyltransferase, with product MIREAVILAAGEGQRLRPFTETKPKVMIKVANIPILEYAVNALKGVGIRDIVIVVGYKKERIIDHFGDGSESGVNIRYAEQKQQIGTAHALKQAENMVEDTFIVLPGDNIIDFRALESIEEPWTLLYQRVKEVSKYGAVILEAGKVVAIVEKPLDARSHLANTGIYALTTEIFDEIGNETSLVAVLNSYAKTHEIRAVENRGIWMDVVYPWDVLKVNEHAMFFSGKSIAGRIEDKATIIGNVRIGRNTLIKGNTYIRGPVVIGEGCEIGPNAVIMPSTSIGDNVKLGAHTYISNAVIDGGVIIAAGTYLENSVVSSGCVIGARVTASSGAAELKVADEWHNLETGVFIGEGCSIGANVLADPGTIIGSNSTIAPMNTIRGVIPSDSRVL